In Streptomyces sp. NBC_01408, one DNA window encodes the following:
- a CDS encoding alpha/beta hydrolase, whose protein sequence is MLSYLVYHPPRRPHHKHPSDFGLPVEEVSVPLPGGSRSLHVWLCRGGTDRVVVVGHGIGLSKSASLAQAAFLHQEGYTVALFDHRNHGLSDADKAFWGLSERHTDDVVAVVEHLRGMPEYQEAQYAVFGFSFSTFPSLYLLRRAGCPVDAIICDSGPALELRPLFENFLRAKGLPVPGPLRGGPSWSVLTSVFARLGTAMLQAQWPPPAEGAYLSTPVLVLAGEDDSIIPVEGVRALAARYPRAEVEVLPGTEHLQGMKTDPDRYRTAVLDFLKRALG, encoded by the coding sequence ATGCTGTCCTACCTGGTGTACCACCCGCCCCGGAGGCCTCACCACAAGCATCCGAGCGACTTCGGCCTGCCCGTCGAGGAGGTGTCCGTCCCCCTGCCGGGCGGCAGCCGCTCGCTCCACGTCTGGCTCTGCCGCGGTGGCACGGACCGGGTCGTGGTGGTCGGCCACGGCATCGGCCTGAGCAAGTCGGCGAGCCTGGCCCAGGCCGCCTTCCTGCACCAGGAGGGCTACACCGTCGCCCTGTTCGACCACCGCAACCACGGACTCAGTGACGCGGACAAGGCCTTCTGGGGACTCAGCGAACGCCACACGGACGACGTGGTGGCGGTCGTGGAGCACCTGAGGGGGATGCCCGAGTACCAGGAGGCGCAGTACGCGGTCTTCGGCTTCTCCTTCTCCACCTTCCCTTCGCTCTACCTGCTCAGGCGGGCGGGCTGCCCGGTGGACGCGATCATCTGCGACAGCGGCCCCGCGCTGGAACTGCGGCCGCTGTTCGAGAACTTCCTGCGGGCCAAGGGGCTGCCCGTGCCCGGTCCCCTGCGGGGCGGACCGTCCTGGTCCGTGCTGACGTCGGTGTTCGCGCGGCTCGGCACGGCCATGCTGCAGGCCCAGTGGCCGCCGCCCGCGGAGGGCGCCTACCTCAGCACCCCCGTGCTGGTGCTGGCGGGCGAGGACGACAGCATCATCCCCGTCGAGGGGGTGCGGGCCCTGGCGGCCCGCTATCCCCGGGCCGAGGTCGAGGTGCTGCCCGGGACGGAGCACTTGCAGGGCATGAAGACGGACCCGGACCGGTACCGGACCGCGGTCCTGGACTTCCTCAAGCGGGCGCTGGGATAG
- a CDS encoding MFS transporter encodes MVHQLAGHEPDQSAAGAPRTGSRRRWLALAVLVLAQLTVWLDNTILNVALKTLADPVEGLGATTNQLQWSISSYTLIFAVMLFSGGVLGDRYGHRRLLLIGTTLFAASSLWAGVSTSPAELITARGAMGVGSALIMPATLSLISAVFDARERAMAIAIWSGSSGLAIAAGPLVGGALLERFWWGSVFLVNLPLAAVTVAGAVLLLPAARNASRAKLDPIGVLLSTVGLLAVVYGLIEGGHRNEWTSLGVLGPVLGGVVVLVVFVLVELRVSSPSLDVRLFRNAPFTGATASVMLTYFSLSGAMFYTAFYLQGVREQTPFEAGLNLLPVAVGVLTGAPLSAGLVRRFGLGPVVSLAMLVAAGTFLAYVGIDVDTPMPWFWLLLGVQGAAMGAAMAPTTEAVMAVLPADRTGAGSAVNNSMRQIGGVLGVAVLGSLLTSVYRSDIAPSLAGLPGPAAEAAGGSAEAARQVAAELGRPQLVADAAESFVHAMHVASVLGAAVAALGAVVVLAAFRGRKG; translated from the coding sequence GTGGTTCACCAGCTTGCCGGGCACGAGCCGGACCAGTCCGCCGCCGGCGCCCCCCGGACCGGGTCGAGGCGCCGGTGGCTCGCCCTCGCCGTGCTGGTGCTCGCGCAGCTGACGGTCTGGCTCGACAACACGATCCTCAACGTGGCCCTGAAGACCCTCGCGGATCCGGTGGAGGGCCTCGGCGCCACGACCAACCAGCTCCAGTGGAGCATCAGCTCGTACACGCTGATCTTCGCCGTGATGCTGTTCAGCGGCGGAGTCCTCGGCGACCGGTACGGGCACCGCAGGCTGCTGCTGATCGGCACCACCCTGTTCGCCGCCTCCTCGCTCTGGGCGGGCGTGTCCACCAGCCCCGCCGAGCTCATCACGGCGCGCGGAGCCATGGGCGTGGGCAGCGCGCTGATCATGCCCGCCACCCTCTCCCTGATCTCGGCCGTCTTCGACGCCCGGGAGCGGGCGATGGCCATCGCCATCTGGTCCGGTTCCAGCGGGCTGGCCATCGCGGCCGGCCCGCTCGTCGGCGGCGCGCTGCTGGAGCGGTTCTGGTGGGGGTCGGTCTTCCTGGTCAACCTGCCGCTGGCGGCCGTCACGGTGGCCGGCGCGGTGCTCCTGCTCCCGGCGGCCAGGAACGCGAGCCGGGCGAAGCTGGACCCGATCGGCGTGCTGCTGTCCACCGTCGGCCTGCTCGCCGTGGTCTACGGCCTGATCGAAGGCGGCCACCGCAACGAGTGGACCAGCCTCGGCGTGCTCGGCCCGGTCCTCGGCGGCGTCGTGGTGCTCGTGGTCTTCGTCCTGGTCGAACTGCGGGTGAGCAGCCCGAGCCTGGACGTACGGCTGTTCCGCAACGCCCCCTTCACGGGCGCGACGGCCTCGGTGATGCTGACCTACTTCAGCCTGTCCGGGGCGATGTTCTACACCGCCTTCTACTTGCAGGGCGTCCGCGAGCAGACCCCCTTCGAGGCCGGGCTGAACCTGTTGCCGGTGGCGGTCGGCGTCCTGACGGGCGCGCCCCTGTCGGCGGGCCTGGTCCGGCGGTTCGGCCTGGGCCCGGTGGTGAGCCTGGCCATGCTGGTTGCCGCGGGCACCTTCCTGGCCTACGTGGGCATCGACGTGGACACGCCGATGCCCTGGTTCTGGCTGCTCCTCGGCGTCCAGGGAGCCGCGATGGGTGCTGCCATGGCTCCGACCACCGAGGCGGTCATGGCGGTCCTGCCCGCGGACCGGACCGGAGCGGGCTCGGCGGTCAACAACTCCATGCGGCAGATCGGCGGGGTTCTGGGGGTCGCCGTCCTGGGCTCGCTGCTCACCTCCGTCTACCGCTCGGACATCGCCCCGAGCCTGGCCGGGCTGCCCGGGCCGGCCGCGGAGGCAGCGGGCGGATCGGCGGAGGCGGCCCGGCAGGTCGCGGCGGAGCTGGGCCGTCCGCAGCTCGTGGCGGACGCGGCCGAGAGCTTCGTGCACGCGATGCACGTCGCCTCGGTGCTGGGGGCGGCGGTGGCCGCACTGGGCGCCGTGGTCGTCCTGGCCGCATTCCGCGGCCGTAAGGGCTAG
- a CDS encoding cytochrome P450: protein MAHSTAAPVLPVPVPRLKGRAVIGNTWEFKKDRLELFRRTFEECGDIGVYRIAGQDCYFVNSVELAHEILIKNGSFFEKTDRFRAFARPLLGDGLLTATNEEHKKNRRLIQPRFRTAVIRNSADSAAKVADTVAGEWTDGGVIDVRREMVRLVLGIVGHNLFSRDVLGEADDLGNALTDAIHGFDSQASALVPLTIEWPTPANLRYRRAIQRLEETFHSFLAERRAMADKPDDWLNLLMECGAEDGTPLTDRQIRDEALNMFMPGHETTATALSWSFHLLSRHPEAYERLIAESDEVLGGRLVTAEDLPRLPYALAVFKEAMRLYPPVYMFSRQASREVEVLGHRLPAGACVIFSPYTLHRRADYFPDPERFDPDRFTPEREELLPRHAYMPFGAGHRVCIGNHHALLGGQIALAGIAGRARLSALPGAADPGTDPMVTLRPEGEMRMRVARRGGQRP from the coding sequence ATGGCCCACAGCACTGCGGCGCCCGTCCTGCCGGTTCCGGTACCGAGACTCAAAGGCCGGGCGGTCATCGGCAATACCTGGGAATTCAAGAAGGACCGCCTCGAATTGTTCCGGCGGACCTTCGAGGAGTGCGGGGACATCGGCGTCTACCGGATCGCCGGCCAGGACTGCTATTTCGTCAATTCCGTCGAACTGGCCCATGAGATCCTGATCAAGAACGGTTCCTTCTTCGAGAAGACCGACCGCTTCCGTGCCTTCGCCAGGCCGCTGCTCGGGGACGGGCTGCTCACGGCCACGAACGAGGAGCACAAGAAGAACCGCAGGCTCATCCAGCCCAGGTTCCGCACGGCGGTGATCCGGAACTCCGCGGACTCGGCGGCGAAGGTGGCCGACACGGTGGCGGGGGAGTGGACCGACGGCGGCGTCATCGACGTGCGCCGGGAGATGGTCCGGCTGGTGCTGGGCATCGTCGGGCACAACCTCTTCAGCCGGGACGTCCTGGGGGAGGCCGACGACCTCGGCAACGCGCTCACCGACGCCATCCACGGCTTCGACTCCCAGGCCAGCGCGCTCGTCCCGCTGACCATCGAGTGGCCGACGCCCGCGAACCTGCGCTACCGCCGGGCCATCCAGCGGCTGGAGGAGACCTTCCATTCCTTCCTGGCCGAGCGCCGGGCCATGGCCGACAAGCCGGACGACTGGCTGAACCTGCTGATGGAGTGCGGCGCCGAAGACGGCACCCCGCTCACCGACCGGCAGATCCGCGACGAGGCGCTGAACATGTTCATGCCCGGACATGAGACCACCGCCACGGCGCTCAGCTGGAGCTTCCACCTCCTGTCCCGGCACCCCGAGGCGTACGAGCGCCTGATCGCCGAGTCGGACGAGGTGCTCGGCGGCCGGCTGGTCACGGCGGAGGATCTGCCCCGGCTCCCGTACGCACTCGCCGTGTTCAAGGAGGCCATGCGACTCTATCCGCCGGTCTACATGTTTTCCCGGCAGGCTTCCCGGGAGGTCGAGGTCCTGGGCCACCGCCTGCCGGCGGGTGCCTGCGTGATCTTCAGCCCCTACACGCTGCACCGGCGCGCGGACTACTTCCCCGACCCGGAGCGGTTCGACCCGGACCGTTTCACACCGGAGCGGGAGGAGCTGCTGCCCCGGCACGCGTACATGCCGTTCGGGGCCGGACACCGGGTGTGCATCGGGAACCACCACGCACTGCTCGGCGGGCAGATCGCCCTCGCCGGCATCGCTGGGCGGGCGCGCCTGAGCGCGCTCCCCGGGGCGGCGGACCCGGGGACGGACCCGATGGTCACGCTGCGCCCGGAGGGTGAGATGCGGATGCGCGTGGCCAGGCGGGGCGGGCAGCGCCCGTAG
- a CDS encoding IclR family transcriptional regulator, with amino-acid sequence MALKPEPTAPFHSVQYALRVLETIARHTGGVTDAQIARETGLPAVHLAPMLLMLRREGYVLQVSDGAYAIGDSLVLLGSGIDRQQALTDKLQETLDRLRDSVGAAVYISRYVDGEVRITQFADSPRTPKVHEWVDFRSAAHASAVGKCLLTQLDLNGRRDHLSRHKIARLTSKTIVNERILFSKLDAQPATVPMLDLQEYAVGTVCAAVPITAGAAVGCLALSMPVEHAHRLRAAADALNRRAAPLLLSLTL; translated from the coding sequence GTGGCGCTGAAGCCCGAGCCGACCGCGCCGTTCCACTCGGTGCAGTACGCACTACGCGTACTCGAAACGATCGCACGGCACACCGGCGGTGTGACCGATGCACAGATCGCGCGTGAGACCGGCCTGCCCGCAGTCCATCTCGCCCCGATGCTGCTCATGCTGCGCCGGGAGGGGTATGTCCTGCAGGTCTCCGACGGCGCCTACGCCATAGGGGATTCCCTCGTCCTGCTCGGATCCGGCATCGACCGCCAGCAGGCGCTGACGGACAAGCTCCAGGAGACCCTGGACCGGCTCCGCGATTCGGTCGGCGCGGCCGTCTACATCAGCAGGTACGTGGACGGTGAGGTCAGGATCACACAGTTCGCGGACAGCCCCCGCACCCCGAAGGTGCACGAGTGGGTCGACTTCCGCTCGGCGGCGCACGCCAGCGCGGTCGGCAAGTGCCTGCTGACCCAGCTCGACCTGAACGGGCGGCGCGACCACCTCTCCCGCCACAAGATCGCCCGGCTCACGTCGAAGACGATCGTGAACGAGCGGATCCTGTTCTCCAAGCTGGACGCCCAGCCGGCGACGGTGCCCATGCTGGACCTCCAGGAGTACGCCGTGGGCACGGTCTGCGCGGCCGTCCCGATCACGGCCGGCGCGGCGGTGGGCTGCCTGGCCCTGTCGATGCCGGTCGAGCACGCGCACCGGCTGCGGGCCGCGGCGGACGCGCTGAACCGCAGGGCCGCGCCGCTGCTGCTGTCGCTCACGCTCTGA
- a CDS encoding LLM class flavin-dependent oxidoreductase — MSDTGDAQPQESRGGIRATARGRATVPLSVLDLVTVGAGSTAHDSLRTSVAIARLAESRGYHRHWVAEHHSMPGVASSSPAVILAHLAAHTSRIRLGSGGVMLPNHAPLAIAEQFGTLEALAPGRIDLGLGRAPGTDGRTATALRGPGRLDEAADEFPRQLAELTRFLDDDFPDGHPYARVHAVPGPVQGPTARPPVWLLGSSGFSARLAGELGLPFAYAHHFSAAGTLPALDLYRQTFRPSAVLDAPYAVIGVSALAADTEAEARAQVLTGALSMLRLRTGRPGLVPTPEEAAAYPFSPAEREFVDGWLANIVHGTPDAVRSGLDDLAKRTGADELMLTANAHSGAARLRSYGLVADAYGMPVEAPAAA; from the coding sequence ATGAGTGACACCGGGGACGCGCAGCCACAGGAGAGCCGGGGTGGCATCCGTGCCACCGCCCGGGGCCGGGCAACCGTCCCGCTCTCGGTGCTGGACCTCGTCACCGTGGGCGCCGGCAGCACCGCCCACGACTCCCTGCGCACCAGCGTGGCCATCGCCCGGCTCGCCGAGTCCCGCGGCTACCACCGCCACTGGGTCGCCGAGCACCACTCCATGCCCGGGGTCGCCAGCTCCTCCCCGGCCGTGATCCTGGCCCACCTCGCCGCCCACACCTCCCGGATCCGGCTCGGTTCGGGCGGGGTCATGCTCCCCAACCACGCCCCGCTCGCCATCGCCGAGCAGTTCGGCACCCTGGAGGCGCTCGCCCCCGGGCGGATCGACCTCGGGCTCGGCCGGGCCCCGGGGACCGACGGCCGCACCGCCACCGCGCTGCGCGGGCCCGGACGGCTGGACGAGGCCGCGGACGAGTTCCCCCGCCAGCTCGCGGAACTCACCCGCTTCCTCGACGACGACTTCCCCGACGGGCACCCGTACGCCCGGGTCCACGCCGTACCGGGCCCGGTGCAGGGGCCCACCGCACGGCCGCCCGTGTGGCTGCTGGGGTCCTCCGGCTTCAGCGCCCGCCTCGCCGGCGAACTCGGCCTCCCCTTCGCCTACGCCCACCACTTCTCGGCCGCCGGCACCCTGCCCGCGCTCGACCTGTACCGGCAGACCTTCCGCCCCTCGGCCGTCCTGGACGCCCCGTACGCCGTCATCGGCGTCTCGGCCCTCGCCGCCGACACGGAGGCCGAGGCCCGCGCTCAGGTGCTCACGGGCGCCCTGTCCATGCTGCGGCTGCGCACCGGGCGGCCCGGGCTGGTGCCGACGCCCGAGGAGGCGGCCGCGTACCCGTTCTCCCCGGCGGAGCGGGAGTTCGTGGACGGCTGGCTCGCCAACATCGTCCACGGCACCCCCGACGCGGTGCGCTCCGGACTGGACGACCTGGCCAAGAGGACGGGCGCCGACGAACTGATGCTGACCGCCAACGCCCACAGCGGCGCGGCCCGGTTGCGCTCGTACGGGCTCGTCGCAGATGCGTACGGCATGCCGGTGGAGGCCCCCGCGGCCGCTTGA
- a CDS encoding glycosyl hydrolase family 18 protein yields the protein MHIRKPLIAAAATAALAAGALASFAGLGSAQAADAGVTAAAGGVRIAYYDQWSVYGNAFYPKHLDTRGIAGKLDVLNYSFGNIHPTDLTCFEANKAAGDDNNPNAGDGAGDSYADYQKSFSAADSVDGVADKWDQPIVGVFNQFKELKAKYPHLKINISLGGWTYSKYFHDAAKTDASRQKFVASCIKQYIKGDLPVEGGFGGAGTAAGIFDGIDIDWEYPGSSGGHLGNHYGPEDKQNFTLLLQEFRKQLDAEGAANGGKKYLLTSALPAGQDKIKYIETDKIGAYLDYANIMTYDMHGAWDGDGPTYHQSPLQPSAADPTDPIAPGTEKYSIDNAIDSWIDGNPAYGITGGFPANKLTLGYEFYYRGWKGVPAGTTNGLAQSATGGSAARPLSQQAGIAHYKELGGIVDNPATTFWDDQSKSSYFYKDGEFFTGLNQKSIQARVDYGKQRGLAGAMMYSLLGLDNNTTLLNQISDALGGTTVPPTTPPTTPPTTPPTTPPTTPPTTPPTGCGSVPAYVAGTVYTGGSEVSHNGRKYKAQWWTQNETPGTTGEWGVWKDLGAC from the coding sequence ATGCACATCCGTAAACCCCTCATCGCAGCCGCCGCCACGGCCGCGCTGGCAGCCGGAGCGCTTGCCTCCTTCGCGGGGCTCGGCTCCGCCCAGGCCGCCGACGCCGGAGTCACCGCCGCGGCCGGCGGCGTCCGGATCGCCTACTACGACCAGTGGAGCGTGTACGGGAACGCCTTTTACCCCAAGCACCTCGACACCCGCGGCATAGCGGGCAAGCTGGACGTACTCAATTACTCGTTCGGCAACATCCACCCCACCGACCTCACCTGTTTCGAGGCGAACAAGGCGGCGGGCGACGACAACAACCCCAACGCCGGTGACGGCGCGGGCGACTCGTACGCCGACTACCAGAAGTCCTTCAGCGCGGCGGACAGCGTCGACGGCGTCGCCGACAAGTGGGACCAGCCGATCGTGGGCGTCTTCAACCAGTTCAAGGAACTGAAGGCCAAGTACCCCCACCTGAAGATCAACATCTCGCTGGGCGGCTGGACGTACTCCAAGTACTTCCACGACGCGGCCAAGACCGACGCCTCCCGCCAGAAGTTCGTCGCCTCCTGCATCAAGCAGTACATCAAGGGCGACCTCCCGGTGGAGGGCGGCTTCGGCGGCGCCGGCACCGCGGCCGGCATCTTCGACGGCATCGACATCGACTGGGAGTACCCCGGCTCTTCCGGCGGTCACCTGGGCAACCACTACGGCCCCGAGGACAAGCAGAACTTCACCCTGCTGCTCCAGGAGTTCCGCAAGCAGCTCGACGCCGAGGGCGCGGCCAACGGCGGCAAGAAGTACCTGCTGACCTCGGCCCTCCCGGCCGGCCAGGACAAGATCAAGTACATCGAGACGGACAAGATCGGCGCGTACCTCGACTACGCGAACATCATGACGTACGACATGCACGGCGCCTGGGACGGCGACGGGCCCACGTACCACCAGTCCCCGCTCCAGCCCTCGGCGGCCGACCCGACCGACCCGATCGCGCCGGGCACCGAGAAGTACAGCATCGACAACGCCATCGACTCCTGGATCGACGGCAACCCGGCGTACGGCATCACGGGCGGCTTCCCCGCCAACAAGCTGACCCTGGGCTACGAGTTCTACTACCGCGGCTGGAAGGGCGTCCCGGCGGGCACCACCAACGGCCTCGCCCAGAGCGCCACCGGCGGCTCCGCCGCCCGTCCGCTCAGCCAGCAGGCGGGCATCGCGCACTACAAGGAGCTCGGCGGGATCGTCGACAACCCGGCGACCACCTTCTGGGACGACCAGTCGAAGTCCTCGTACTTCTACAAGGACGGCGAGTTCTTCACCGGCCTGAACCAGAAGTCCATCCAGGCCCGGGTCGACTACGGCAAGCAGCGCGGCCTGGCCGGCGCGATGATGTACTCCCTCCTCGGCCTGGACAACAACACCACGCTGCTGAACCAGATCTCGGACGCCCTCGGCGGCACCACCGTCCCGCCGACCACCCCGCCCACGACGCCTCCGACCACTCCGCCGACCACGCCTCCGACGACCCCGCCGACCACGCCTCCGACGGGCTGCGGTTCCGTCCCGGCGTACGTCGCCGGCACGGTCTACACGGGCGGCAGCGAGGTCTCGCACAACGGCCGCAAGTACAAGGCCCAGTGGTGGACGCAGAACGAGACGCCGGGCACCACCGGTGAATGGGGTGTCTGGAAGGACCTCGGCGCCTGCTGA
- a CDS encoding helix-turn-helix transcriptional regulator, with translation MAQARDIDPSASPLDYYGYELRRLREDAGLKQAQLGAIIFCTGSLVGMVENGRRVPTRDFSERVDAALGTDGLFSRLVGLVLRSQLPTWFQPYAEMEARAAYISTFQAQLVYGLLQTEAYAKALLSVEFPDRANEIAAARLERQRVLTRENPPVLLVVLDEALLHREVGSREVMRSQLAHLLTFVERPWVQIQVLPFSTGEHTGMMGSFTLLRFEGDPDLFYTESYDSGHMTANPPVIRERSVGYARLQADALSPEESALLIARVMEERYGDQCGPDRRAVA, from the coding sequence ATGGCCCAGGCCCGCGACATCGATCCGAGTGCCTCGCCGCTGGACTACTACGGCTACGAACTGCGCCGCCTCAGAGAGGATGCCGGGCTGAAACAGGCCCAGTTGGGCGCGATCATCTTCTGCACCGGCTCGCTGGTCGGCATGGTCGAGAACGGCCGCAGGGTGCCCACCCGAGACTTCTCGGAACGGGTGGACGCGGCGCTCGGCACGGACGGGCTCTTCTCCCGCCTGGTGGGACTGGTGCTGCGCAGCCAGCTGCCGACGTGGTTCCAGCCGTACGCGGAGATGGAGGCCAGGGCGGCATACATCTCGACGTTCCAAGCGCAGCTGGTCTACGGACTGCTCCAGACGGAGGCGTACGCAAAGGCCTTGCTGAGCGTGGAGTTTCCGGACAGGGCCAACGAGATCGCGGCAGCTCGCCTGGAACGTCAGCGCGTACTGACGCGCGAGAACCCGCCCGTCCTGCTGGTGGTGCTGGACGAGGCACTGCTGCACCGGGAGGTCGGTAGCCGGGAGGTCATGCGGAGCCAACTGGCCCACTTGCTGACCTTCGTTGAACGGCCGTGGGTCCAGATCCAGGTGCTGCCCTTCTCGACCGGTGAACACACCGGAATGATGGGGTCGTTCACCCTTCTCCGCTTCGAGGGCGATCCGGATCTCTTCTACACGGAGAGCTATGACTCGGGCCATATGACGGCCAATCCGCCAGTTATCCGGGAGCGTTCCGTCGGATACGCTCGGCTGCAAGCCGACGCCCTCTCGCCGGAGGAATCGGCCCTTCTGATCGCACGCGTAATGGAGGAACGCTATGGGGACCAGTGTGGACCTGACAGGCGTGCAGTGGCGTAA
- a CDS encoding DUF397 domain-containing protein, with protein sequence MGTSVDLTGVQWRKSTYSGTNGGECVECAPLGGAAWQKSSYSGSSGGECVEVAAQPHLVAVRDSKRPDGPAFAVAPEAFGAFVRSL encoded by the coding sequence ATGGGGACCAGTGTGGACCTGACAGGCGTGCAGTGGCGTAAGTCGACCTACAGCGGCACCAACGGCGGCGAGTGCGTCGAGTGCGCCCCCCTCGGCGGAGCCGCCTGGCAGAAGTCCTCGTACAGCGGATCCAGCGGCGGCGAGTGCGTCGAAGTGGCCGCCCAGCCCCACCTCGTCGCCGTCCGGGACTCCAAGCGGCCCGACGGCCCGGCCTTCGCCGTGGCGCCGGAGGCGTTCGGAGCCTTCGTCCGGAGCCTCTGA
- a CDS encoding bifunctional diguanylate cyclase/phosphodiesterase, giving the protein MHGHSRTLREPTVSGTSEGTGSAADSIRSAITQRHPAVPVAPSASATPAPLSPAGAARSDYRAAFNAAHLAMAVVDRDGYVVAANTALAGLLGSEPHELAHQCAADLVDLASEARTWAAYQEVLRGRQARLRCTRRLKHPDGHSLWTEVTLGPVPGTGDVLLSVADISDRRDLQARLRHLQMHDPVTRLPNRALFFERLSAALEASSYEQHGGGTGRIGLCYLDLDGFKAVNDTLGHRVGDRLLAAVAARLTQCADQSGYGRTGGHLVARLGGDEFALLVEDSTGTDQLAELARSVLAAVQEPFDLAGQRLSVSASIGVVERAAAGTSATGLMQAADTTLYWAKADGKARWTLFDPERNAHRMTRQALSSTLRPAVEQGEFELEYQPLVDLESGVVRGVEALVRWNHPQFGTLTPNRFIGIAEEDGSIVQLGQWVLRTACRQARRWQIEQPSDSPVFVSVNVAVRQVWDSDLVGDVAEILAETGLAPQLLQLELTESAVMGSAGRPLQALQALSDMGVRIAIDDFGTGYSNLAYLSRLPVSVLKLDGSFVRGFRYEEGTHPNPADETIVEALVQLAHRLGLTVTAECVETAGQAARLRRVGCDTGQGWLYSRAVPPERIAEMIGSRPGVGDAR; this is encoded by the coding sequence CTGCACGGACACTCACGAACACTGCGGGAGCCAACGGTGAGCGGAACCTCAGAGGGAACCGGTTCGGCGGCCGACAGCATCCGATCGGCCATTACGCAGCGTCACCCAGCAGTGCCTGTAGCGCCGTCGGCGTCGGCCACCCCGGCGCCGCTGTCCCCCGCCGGGGCCGCGCGGAGCGACTACCGGGCCGCATTCAACGCGGCCCACCTCGCCATGGCCGTCGTCGACCGCGACGGCTACGTCGTGGCCGCCAACACGGCGCTCGCCGGACTGCTGGGCAGCGAGCCTCACGAGCTCGCCCACCAGTGCGCCGCCGACCTGGTGGACCTGGCCTCGGAGGCCCGCACCTGGGCCGCCTACCAGGAGGTACTGCGCGGCCGGCAGGCCCGGCTGCGCTGCACGCGCCGCCTCAAGCACCCCGACGGGCACTCGCTGTGGACCGAGGTCACCCTCGGGCCCGTGCCCGGCACCGGCGACGTCCTGCTGTCCGTCGCCGACATCAGCGACCGGCGCGACCTCCAGGCCCGGCTGCGGCACCTCCAGATGCACGACCCGGTGACCCGGCTGCCCAACCGGGCGCTGTTCTTCGAGCGGCTCTCCGCCGCCCTGGAGGCCTCCTCGTACGAACAACACGGCGGCGGCACCGGCCGGATCGGGCTCTGCTACCTGGACCTCGACGGGTTCAAGGCGGTCAACGACACCCTCGGCCACCGGGTCGGCGACCGGCTGCTGGCGGCCGTGGCCGCCCGGCTGACCCAGTGCGCCGACCAGTCCGGCTACGGGCGCACGGGCGGGCACCTGGTGGCCCGCCTCGGCGGCGACGAGTTCGCCCTGCTCGTGGAGGACTCCACCGGCACCGACCAGCTCGCGGAACTGGCGCGGAGCGTACTGGCCGCCGTACAGGAGCCGTTCGACCTGGCCGGGCAGCGGCTGTCGGTCTCCGCGTCCATCGGGGTCGTGGAACGGGCGGCGGCCGGGACCTCGGCGACCGGGCTGATGCAGGCCGCCGACACGACCCTGTACTGGGCCAAGGCGGACGGGAAGGCCCGCTGGACCCTCTTCGACCCGGAGCGCAACGCGCACCGCATGACCCGGCAGGCGCTCTCCTCGACACTGCGGCCGGCGGTGGAACAGGGGGAGTTCGAGCTGGAGTACCAGCCACTGGTGGACCTGGAGAGCGGAGTGGTGCGCGGGGTCGAGGCCCTGGTCCGCTGGAACCACCCGCAGTTCGGCACATTGACGCCGAATCGGTTCATCGGGATCGCCGAAGAAGACGGTTCCATCGTCCAGTTGGGACAGTGGGTCCTGCGGACCGCGTGCAGGCAGGCGCGGCGCTGGCAGATCGAACAGCCCAGCGACTCCCCGGTCTTCGTGTCCGTCAACGTCGCGGTACGGCAGGTGTGGGACTCGGACCTGGTGGGCGACGTCGCGGAGATCCTCGCCGAGACGGGCCTGGCGCCGCAGCTGCTCCAGCTGGAGCTGACGGAATCGGCGGTGATGGGCTCCGCGGGCCGGCCCTTGCAGGCCCTCCAGGCCCTCAGCGACATGGGCGTACGCATCGCCATCGACGACTTCGGCACGGGCTACTCGAACCTCGCCTACCTCAGCCGCCTGCCGGTCTCGGTCCTGAAACTGGACGGCTCCTTCGTACGGGGCTTCCGCTACGAGGAGGGCACGCACCCGAACCCGGCCGACGAGACCATCGTCGAGGCCCTGGTCCAGCTCGCGCACCGGCTGGGCCTGACGGTGACGGCGGAGTGCGTGGAAACGGCGGGCCAGGCGGCCCGGCTGCGCCGCGTCGGCTGCGACACGGGCCAGGGCTGGCTGTACTCGCGCGCGGTGCCGCCGGAGCGGATCGCGGAGATGATCGGCTCCCGCCCGGGGGTCGGCGACGCCCGCTAG